A part of Thermodesulfobacteriota bacterium genomic DNA contains:
- the mqnC gene encoding cyclic dehypoxanthinyl futalosine synthase has translation MSASSICQRVAAGERIGAADALALAEHADLYQLGMLADRVRRRLHPEPLVTYVIDRNINYTDVCISGCRFCAFYKSPEKGEGYVLSRAELGQKIDETLALGGTQILLQGGLHPDLDLPFYEGMLRFIKAEHPIHIHGFSPPEISHFAARSGLPVRQVLARLIASGLDSIPGGGAEILVDRVRSQISPDKCTADQWLAVMAEAHGLGLRTTATMMFGHIETWAERLEHLLKIRDLQDRTGGFTAFIPWPFQPRNTALAGIRAANAVDYLRTLALSRIVLDNVPNLQASWVTQGPQVAQLSLFFGANDFGSTMIEENVVAATGVSFRLSEAEIRRLVTGAGFVPRQRRMDYQLLGEAERRLAN, from the coding sequence ATGAGCGCGAGCAGCATCTGTCAGCGGGTGGCGGCAGGGGAGAGGATCGGCGCTGCCGATGCCCTGGCCCTGGCCGAGCACGCGGATCTCTATCAGCTGGGCATGCTGGCCGACCGGGTGCGGCGGCGGCTGCACCCGGAGCCGCTGGTCACCTACGTCATCGACCGCAACATCAACTACACCGATGTCTGCATCTCCGGCTGCCGGTTCTGCGCCTTCTACAAATCCCCGGAGAAGGGGGAGGGCTATGTCCTGTCCCGGGCCGAGCTGGGGCAGAAGATCGACGAGACCCTGGCCCTGGGCGGCACCCAGATCCTGCTCCAGGGCGGTCTCCATCCGGACCTGGACCTGCCCTTCTATGAAGGGATGCTCCGCTTCATCAAGGCCGAGCATCCCATCCACATCCACGGCTTTTCGCCGCCGGAGATCAGCCACTTCGCGGCCCGGTCCGGCCTGCCGGTGCGGCAGGTGCTGGCGCGGCTGATCGCCTCCGGCCTCGACTCCATTCCCGGCGGCGGCGCCGAGATCCTGGTGGACCGGGTGCGCAGCCAGATCAGCCCCGACAAGTGCACGGCCGACCAGTGGCTGGCGGTGATGGCAGAGGCCCACGGCCTGGGCCTGCGCACCACCGCCACCATGATGTTCGGCCACATCGAGACCTGGGCCGAGCGGCTGGAGCACCTGCTGAAGATCCGGGATCTTCAGGACCGCACCGGCGGCTTCACCGCCTTCATCCCCTGGCCGTTCCAGCCCCGCAACACCGCCCTGGCGGGCATCCGCGCCGCCAATGCCGTGGATTACCTGCGCACCCTGGCCCTGTCTCGGATCGTGCTCGACAATGTTCCCAACCTCCAGGCCTCCTGGGTCACCCAGGGGCCGCAGGTGGCGCAGCTGTCCCTGTTTTTCGGGGCCAACGACTTTGGCAGCACCATGATCGAGGAGAACGTGGTGGCCGCCACCGGCGTCTCCTTCCGGCTGTCCGAGGCCGAGATCCGGCGCCTGGTGACCGGCGCCGGCTTTGTCCCACGGCAGCGGCGCATGGACTACCAGCTGCTGGGCGAGGCCGAGCGCCGGCTGGCCAACTGA